The genomic region ACTTTCTATTTTATATCCTGCAAGCTCGTATCCTTTGGTGTGTATATTGAGTTTTTCAGTTATTTCTCCTGGGCGAAAATGATACCATCTTTCCTCTATTAATGCTTTCCTTTCCCAAGGGGATGGATTAAAATATCCGTCTCCTTCATCACAAGGTATTAGATCTTTAACTAAATTTATAAGAGCTTTCTCATCTATTTTAGTAAAGCTCCAAGGTATTGCATTTATTTCTAATGGAGTTAGTACTATAAATGGTTCTTTTATGTTATCTTCTCCTTCAGCTAATATTTCACTTCCGTCTACTCCTATTATTTTTGCCTTATATTTCCATAGAACTTTCTTAACATTAGACAACTTAAGAAGTTGAGGCAATTGAGCTATATTTAGATCTTCATCACTTAATTTAACTGTATCAATATTAATAAATGGAATGGAAAAATTTATCATTATTGGTCCGACAAATGCCTTTTCGTCATCTCTCGGGTTCGGGGGTAATTCTTCATCCATTAATCTTTTCTAATTCTCTCCTAATTAAATCTGCTACCTTCTTACCGTCAGCCCTTCCTCTAACCTTAGACATTACTTTACCCATTAATATGTTAAACGCCTTATCCCTCTTTTTGATTATTTCCTCCTTAGATGTTTCTATAGTTTCCTTAACAATCTTCTCTAACTCTTCTTCACTTAAAGAAGAGAAGCTACTAATAATTTTATCAATATTCACATTCTCTCCTTCTTTTTTCTCTTTGCTATACTTTAAAAGTATCTCTGGTATAGAATCTTTTGATATTTTACCAGAATTTAAAGCATCAAATACGCTATCTAGAACGTAATCTGTAATTGCCTCTGGATCTCCTCCTTGAGACTTTAATGATTTTATCGTATTCTCTAAGGTAGTTGCTATGACAACAGGCGGCACTTTAGGATACTTCTTAACGAAGTAATCGAATGAATCTAATCTAGGGCTATTTAGAACTTGTTTAGCTAACTCTTCACTTAAACCAAGGTTAATTAAGCTTTTTAATTTCTCCTCAGGAGTAGGTGGAGTAATTTCTTTTGCTTTTTTAATTAGGTCTTCAGTTATTCTTATTGGAGGAATATCAGTCTCTGGATACATTCTTGCTGCTCCGGGCTGTGGTCTTAAGAACCTTGTCGTGCCATCTTCATTAGCTCCTCTAGTTTCCTTAGGTACTCCTTCTAAGGCATATAATATTCTATCTTTGATTACTTGAACTGCTAGATCCAATTTAGATTTTTCTCCTACAATTAATATAAAACCGTCATAGTCTTTTACGTTTAATTCATCTTTTACCTTGTTTACCTCTTCTTGAGATATTCCATAGTTAGGTAATTCATCAATGTGAAATATTCCTCCTAATCCTGCAAATACTTTCACATAATCAGAAACTTCTGTACCAAATCTCCTATTTGGCATTAGTTCTATGCCAAATATTCCTTTGAAATGCGGAACTTTTATTCCGTAAACTTTACCTCCTTTCTTTAACTCTCTTAGGATTACATTACTTTTGGTTTCCTTAAATAATTCTGTTAGATCTTTAACGACGTACCCTGAGGATATATTTTCTTTTGTAGCACCACGTTTTATTAGCTCATCCTTTATTTCTAAAAGTTTTAATTGTCTCATTGCCTCGTACTCTATCAGCTTAGGTATCAGATCGAGTTCCTGAACACCTTTTATTTCAGTTTTTACTCCACCAGATATTGATACATTTAAGTCTTGCCTTATAGTTCCTAGTCCTCTCTTTACTCTCCCAGTTAATCTTAGCATTTGTCCTATTTTTAGTGCTACTCTCTTTGCTTGTTCTGGACTATGAATATCTGGCCCAGTTGAAATTTCTATTAATGGAATTCCTAGCCTATCTAAATTATAAATAACGGAATCCTTAGTATCTTCAATTTTCCTAGCAGCATCTTCTTCTATTGCAATAGTTTGAATACTAACTTTTCCATCCTCGTCTTCTACATATCCGCCAAGTCCCACTATTGATGTCCTTTGAAAACCAGAAGTATTTGAGCCATCTATCACTACTTTTCTCATGACGTATACTTCGTCAACTGGTGTTCCGTGAAACGCTAGAGTCATTGCTAATCCTATTAATAATGCTTCCTCGCTCATTCTATGAGGAGGTTCTTCATCACATTCTACTAAACATGTAGCTTGTTGAGGTATTCTATATACATATTTCTTGTTTTTCTCCCACTCAAATAATGCAGCTACATCTATTTCTCCTGTTTCGCTAAATACTGGTCTTAAATATCTTTCTAATGTATTTTTATATTCTTCACTAAGTATAGTCGGGCAATTGCAAAATAGCTTTGTAGACGTATCTAATTGTTGGTGAATTTCTAATCCTACTTTTAGTCCGAGCTTGTTATAATCAATCATAATTCCACCTTGGGAAGAAATCTAAACTGTGCCTTGGGTTTATTTCTCCTACTAAATTTGTAAGCATTAATTTCTTAACTTTTTCTTGGTCAGACTCATGTGCAAGAACCCACATTAATTTAACTATTGCAACCTCTGGTAGTATGTCTTCTAATGGAACTACCCCAGCTTCTTGCAATAACCTTCCTGTAGTATAAACATTCATATTAACTCTTCCGAACAAACACTGTGAAGTCATACCAACAAATACTCCGTCCTTTGTCATTTTCTTTATATAGTCCACAAAAGATGTAGCTACATGGCCTAATCCAGTACCTTCTAAGATCACTCCTCTAATTTTCTTCTCCATTAAATATTCTAGAATGTCAGGAGTTAAACCTGGATAGTACTTTAAAAGAAATACGTGAGTATCAAATTTTGCGTCTTCCTCAACTTCATCTCTTTTGGGAATATAATCTGATCTTAGAATTTCTACTTTATTTTCTTTCCACTCTACTTTAGCTAACGGTTTATCATTTATTGATTGGAAAGCGTCTCTTCTACTAGTATGCATTTTTCTAACCTTAACTCCTCTGTGAGCTAAAGTGTAAGTATCTGAGCTTTCTCCATGCATATTTATTACTACTTCACCAAATGGAGCCTTCTTAGCTAGGAGTACAGAAGAATACAAGTTTATTGCTGCATCGCTACTAGGTCTGTCACTACTTCTTTGTGAACCAACTAATACTACTGGTCCAGGCAATTTTAGTGAAAAAGCCAGTGCTGATGCAGTATAAGCCATTGTATCTGTTCCGTGTGCGATAACTACTCCTTCATTACCTTCTTTAAACGCTCTCTTTACGGCTTCTGCAATTTTAACCCAATGCTCTGGTGTCATATTTTCACTAAGTATTGCAAAGAGTATTTCAGCAGAAATTTTTGCTATATTATTTATTTCTGGCATGAATTTTATAATATCTTCTGTGGATAATGCAGGTCTTACGGCACCAGTTTCGTATTCTATTTTACTTACTATAGTACCTCCAGTACTTATTATTTTTATTTCACTTTTAGTACTTTTACTAACTTCCTGAGTTTCCTTACGGCTCTCAGATTTTTTCTTTATAAGCTTTATTTTTGCTGAAGCTATTGAAACTCCAATATTGTAGCCATTGTCTAACTTTATGACTATTATATCATCATATGGAGAGTAAGAAGGCATTAGAATTCCTTTATAAGTATTACCATTCTTTTCTATTTCTATCAAATCCCCTATATCTGCATTAATTTGTAATAAGCTCTGAAGAGCGGACCCTCTATAACCTTCAAGCATAGGAAAAAATAATTATATAATGTAAAAAAGCTTATGTAGCTTTCTCCTTAGAAGCTTTTAATATTCTCTTTTCAAACTCCTTCTTATTCCTAACTCTGGGTACTTCTTTGCTCTTGGGTTTTGGCTGAATTTTTGGAGTCTGATTTCTAACCTTTCCTGCCT from Acidianus ambivalens harbors:
- a CDS encoding 30S ribosomal protein S30e, whose protein sequence is MPSHGSLTKAGKVRNQTPKIQPKPKSKEVPRVRNKKEFEKRILKASKEKAT
- the gatD gene encoding Glu-tRNA(Gln) amidotransferase subunit GatD, with product MLEGYRGSALQSLLQINADIGDLIEIEKNGNTYKGILMPSYSPYDDIIVIKLDNGYNIGVSIASAKIKLIKKKSESRKETQEVSKSTKSEIKIISTGGTIVSKIEYETGAVRPALSTEDIIKFMPEINNIAKISAEILFAILSENMTPEHWVKIAEAVKRAFKEGNEGVVIAHGTDTMAYTASALAFSLKLPGPVVLVGSQRSSDRPSSDAAINLYSSVLLAKKAPFGEVVINMHGESSDTYTLAHRGVKVRKMHTSRRDAFQSINDKPLAKVEWKENKVEILRSDYIPKRDEVEEDAKFDTHVFLLKYYPGLTPDILEYLMEKKIRGVILEGTGLGHVATSFVDYIKKMTKDGVFVGMTSQCLFGRVNMNVYTTGRLLQEAGVVPLEDILPEVAIVKLMWVLAHESDQEKVKKLMLTNLVGEINPRHSLDFFPRWNYD
- the gatE gene encoding Glu-tRNA(Gln) amidotransferase subunit GatE, translated to MIDYNKLGLKVGLEIHQQLDTSTKLFCNCPTILSEEYKNTLERYLRPVFSETGEIDVAALFEWEKNKKYVYRIPQQATCLVECDEEPPHRMSEEALLIGLAMTLAFHGTPVDEVYVMRKVVIDGSNTSGFQRTSIVGLGGYVEDEDGKVSIQTIAIEEDAARKIEDTKDSVIYNLDRLGIPLIEISTGPDIHSPEQAKRVALKIGQMLRLTGRVKRGLGTIRQDLNVSISGGVKTEIKGVQELDLIPKLIEYEAMRQLKLLEIKDELIKRGATKENISSGYVVKDLTELFKETKSNVILRELKKGGKVYGIKVPHFKGIFGIELMPNRRFGTEVSDYVKVFAGLGGIFHIDELPNYGISQEEVNKVKDELNVKDYDGFILIVGEKSKLDLAVQVIKDRILYALEGVPKETRGANEDGTTRFLRPQPGAARMYPETDIPPIRITEDLIKKAKEITPPTPEEKLKSLINLGLSEELAKQVLNSPRLDSFDYFVKKYPKVPPVVIATTLENTIKSLKSQGGDPEAITDYVLDSVFDALNSGKISKDSIPEILLKYSKEKKEGENVNIDKIISSFSSLSEEELEKIVKETIETSKEEIIKKRDKAFNILMGKVMSKVRGRADGKKVADLIRRELEKING